The following proteins are co-located in the Streptomyces asiaticus genome:
- a CDS encoding DUF427 domain-containing protein, which translates to MTEYPPDTPDYPAMIVPVGHVEPVPRRIRGFVAGRPVFDTVRARYVWLWPGYPQYCVPRDDIVEGALVDEGRSMALKVGGARRQSLRMGSLTRPGAAWEWGEDAPSGIVGQVTFRWEAIDAWFEEDEQVFVHPRSPYTRVDALRSGRAVRVELDGAVLADAPSSVMVLETGLPTRYYLDRVYLDWTRMEPTQTVTSCPYKGMTSGYWSVRTDTATHPDLAWTYDFPTRQVSPIAGLVAFYNEKVDLYLDGRPLPRPAPVTRADWEKEHR; encoded by the coding sequence ATGACGGAGTACCCGCCGGACACACCGGACTACCCCGCGATGATCGTTCCGGTCGGGCATGTGGAGCCCGTACCCCGCCGCATCCGTGGCTTCGTGGCCGGCCGTCCCGTCTTCGACACCGTGCGGGCGCGCTATGTGTGGCTCTGGCCGGGCTATCCGCAGTACTGCGTGCCCCGCGACGACATCGTCGAGGGGGCGCTCGTCGACGAGGGCCGGAGCATGGCGCTGAAGGTCGGCGGGGCGCGCCGTCAGAGCCTCCGGATGGGCTCGCTCACCCGCCCGGGCGCGGCCTGGGAATGGGGCGAGGACGCGCCCTCCGGCATCGTCGGCCAGGTCACCTTCCGCTGGGAGGCCATCGACGCCTGGTTCGAGGAGGACGAGCAGGTGTTCGTCCACCCCAGGAGCCCGTACACCCGCGTCGACGCGCTCAGGTCCGGCCGTGCCGTGCGCGTCGAGCTGGACGGCGCCGTGCTCGCCGACGCCCCGAGCTCGGTGATGGTGCTGGAGACGGGGCTCCCGACGCGCTACTACCTGGACCGGGTGTATCTGGACTGGACGCGCATGGAGCCCACCCAGACCGTCACCAGCTGTCCGTACAAGGGCATGACGAGCGGCTACTGGTCCGTCCGGACCGACACCGCCACCCACCCGGATCTCGCCTGGACCTATGACTTCCCGACCCGCCAGGTGTCCCCCATCGCGGGGCTGGTGGCGTTCTACAACGAGAAGGTCGACCTCTACCTGGACGGCCGGCCGCTTCCCCGGCCCGCCCCGGTCACCAGGGCGGACTGGGAGAAGGAACACCGATAG
- a CDS encoding arabinan endo-1,5-alpha-L-arabinosidase encodes MKAHRGTRWLPLPTALLLALLPTSASAYPNPGRVTGDTVVHDPSMVRAADGTYLLYSTHGGLEARTSTDRIAFSRSGSAFTTPPAWWRTYSADNDPWAPDISYQGGGYLMYYAVSSFGSSNSAIGLATSPSGRAGTWTDRGIVHSTTGSSDYNAIDPNLFVDGDGTWWLSFGSWWSVLKMIRLDPATGKQYTGDRTVYAIASRPTGTKAIEGPSVVKRNGYYYLFASYDTCCAGTGSTYKIKVGRATSPTGPYYDKSGVNMMNNGGTPVLESHGRYIGPGGQSVMSDVDGDLLVYHYYDGQDNGTPKLGVNLLSWSGGWPTAY; translated from the coding sequence ATGAAAGCGCACCGCGGCACCAGATGGCTCCCGCTGCCCACCGCACTCCTCCTCGCCCTGCTCCCCACCAGCGCCTCCGCGTACCCCAACCCCGGCCGGGTGACGGGCGACACCGTCGTCCACGACCCGTCGATGGTCCGCGCCGCCGACGGCACCTATCTGCTCTACTCCACCCACGGCGGTCTGGAGGCCCGCACCTCCACCGACCGGATCGCCTTCAGCCGCTCGGGCAGCGCCTTCACCACCCCGCCCGCCTGGTGGCGGACGTACTCCGCCGACAACGACCCCTGGGCGCCGGACATCTCGTACCAGGGTGGCGGCTATCTGATGTACTACGCCGTCTCGTCCTTCGGCTCCAGCAACTCCGCCATCGGCCTCGCCACCTCCCCCAGCGGCAGGGCCGGGACCTGGACCGACCGCGGCATCGTGCACTCCACCACCGGCTCCAGCGACTACAACGCCATCGACCCCAACCTCTTCGTCGACGGCGACGGAACGTGGTGGCTGTCGTTCGGCTCATGGTGGTCGGTGCTGAAGATGATCCGCCTGGACCCGGCCACCGGCAAGCAGTACACGGGCGACAGGACGGTCTACGCCATCGCCTCCCGGCCCACCGGCACCAAGGCGATCGAGGGCCCGTCGGTCGTCAAGCGCAACGGCTACTACTACCTGTTCGCGTCGTACGACACCTGCTGCGCGGGCACCGGCTCCACGTACAAGATCAAGGTCGGCCGCGCCACCAGCCCCACCGGTCCGTACTACGACAAGAGCGGGGTGAACATGATGAACAACGGCGGCACCCCGGTCCTCGAGTCCCACGGCCGCTACATCGGCCCCGGCGGGCAGTCGGTGATGAGCGACGTCGACGGCGATCTGCTCGTCTACCACTACTACGACGGCCAGGACAACGGCACCCCGAAGCTGGGCGTCAACCTGCTGAGCTGGTCCGGCGGCTGGCCGACCGCGTACTGA